The following is a genomic window from Phaseolus vulgaris cultivar G19833 chromosome 6, P. vulgaris v2.0, whole genome shotgun sequence.
cttgattactgtatttgtgtttccaaggagtgttgtgtgttcttgaggtgttcaagatcaatattcttggtgtggtttgtcaaaggtagtgtgtttcttgaggggttcaaggtcactactttggtgtgtggtgtttgtaatctggttttgattgcatagtggattaccagtggtttctgggaactggatgtagctcttggtgtaagagtgaaccagtataaatttgtttgtgtgattctctctttccctggtctcacatatatctgttttaaattgtttttattaactgctaataaaaacaaccggttgaatcgcaaaaacaactggttgattttctggaaatcaactaaaacaactTTGTGCATTGTTTTCCTTATGTTCTTTCTctgtgattcttcattggctttcattataccttcaaagttttcaaaaatcttttataaacaattcacccccccttttgtttaaggccatatattctaacatagtCGACCTCCTTTGAGGGTCATTTTCTTTGTGTTTGGTCAGTTTTTGCAATTTTTCTTCCAATCTCTTTCGTTGCATGACCTCTTTCGCTTTGATGTGCGAGAAGGATCTTACTCAGATATCGACCACTGAGTCAGCCTTTTTCTGAATAACAGACTTACTAAAGGATTCGCCTAAAGTCCTTTTACATATACTTCAACAAAAATCTCCTCATTCAGGGGTTGTATCTGTACAGAAGTGTCACAAAATCGACTAAGATGTCAAAAAAGTCAGCGATTTTGGGAGGCTTTGCTTTGTTGGCCACAAATTGTTCCAAGAATTTCTACAAAAAAACGTGTGGAAAGATGTGATGACCCCATCAGGTATTCCATTGAACCATTGTAGAGTTGTTTATGTGAAAGTGCCAACAAACATCTTACATCGTACTACGTCAAATCCCCCTGAGATAAGCATATATACACGGAACACTTTGAGATGAATTTTTGGATCTTCTGTTCTAGAAAATGGCATAATTTTTTGAACCATGTAGTGTGGCGGAACCAGTTTGTCCATCATGGCTTGAGAGAAAGGTTATGGGTCATTTTGTGCCTGAACCACGTAGGGATCTGAATGTCCATGTCGCGCTATCTTCCTTCGAAGAATTTGATATAATTCTTCATTTATTTCTTGTAATTCTTCAAACACCCTCAAGGCTTCTTCCATCAAGTTGCATGTGGTGTCTGCTTCTTCTCGTAATCTCTCTTCTTGTTCACTTATggcctttttttcttttcttctagcATCAACACTGTCTTGTTATAGTTGTTGTACGGTTTCCAGGATCTTTTGCATGGTCGAAGTACCATCTTCTCCCTCCGATTCGAAGGTTTGTCTCATGTTTCTTATATTGATTGTGTTTGTCTTGCGAGTCAAGAGAAAATTCCTTTCGTGCTCTCTTGGGGAGGTAGGAGAATTTTTACCTGACCCCACAATGGGTGCTAATGTTCTGGTCTAGGATATTGAAACCCCTAAGCCAGAGAGCTTTTTGTTTGTCCTCCTTACTATTTGTCCCCtctctttttattctttttattccCCTCCTATGAGTGTATTAGGCCTATTTTTAATCCAGATTCTCGTAAATTATTGTTAAACAATTCTTTTAAATGATGAAATTTTCCGTTAAATGtattaattataacaataatcTCTTCTTATTAAGAACGGtaaattattgttaaataattcttttaaatgATGAAATTTTCCCTTAAATGtattaattataacaataatcTCTTCTTATTAAGATGGATAAAACATCATTTATGAGGAGGTGATTTGCTTGAGTTTAGGGCAAACgaggaaaaacatttaatgctaaGCTTTTGGATCGGATAGGTGGAGCTTGACTAGCCTTACTTTACTCGTTCTTCCTAGTAGAGAATGCTCGAACATCGGGACAACACAAAATCTATTTATTCTAAGCCATGTTATACAATGGATTGACATGAGTAGAATTAACCAGGatagtgatgtgagttgattttaggttgATTCATTAGGTGACACTTTTTAGAATTAGGATCGGTAATTCTTAAGCAATTAAGGTGAGAAGTCTAAGGAAAATTTttccactggacattaacttaacaagtgttaagtagatgtgaaggttcatttccaaagaccaaaggaaaaacacaagtaTAGGTGAATATGAATGACAAATAGTGGTGTGGAATCAAGAATACAAAAACAATTCACATGAACTGAATAGAAACACAATTAAAGACAAGTGAACCGATTGAAAACAACATACAATacaattcaaccgattaaaatcaagaaacaacacaattcaaccgattgaaaccaAGAACAAATGAAGAAGACATGTTTAGAATTTgaaatggaatggaaatggaattaGAAGATGAATGATAggaaaacttatgtggttgaagctaGGGAAGAaggttcacgccacttggaaggtgaatagactccaagataagtgaggttgccgccacttgagagctaccaaagactcacaagataagactaagttaGGAGAAACAAGTGTCACTAATTCTCACACACAttgtgtatagtaactttacttcAAATTCAATGTGATTTTACATGAGCcaaacacctctatttatagtgtttagagggccgAATTTAAGGTGGGAATTTTCAAAAGAAAGCCATTTGAAAATGGCGCCTAAACTaggtcacatggaaggtgtgacttcacGTGAAAGGTGTGACTTTGTTTATTCTTCTCATAAGCCCTAAACTTCTATCCACGCCTTCCTTTTATGCTCTATTTAAATCTACtataaagaaattacaaaaagagacattAATTGATGTTCATCTTCTAATGCTTGTGCCCTGCTTCTAGTAATCCTCTGAGGCATGGTGGATGATGTAATCatgggttgggcttgggcctcagtttaggattgggcttgggcctcaggTGTCCTCTCTCCTTGGTCCTCATCAGATAGTGAAAGTGACAATTATAGGGCTATCATGTATATTGTAGTtttttgttgaacaagatgctttgatgtctccaaatccaagtggaaagcttgaagaccttgttgttgttgtgtgtgtgtgtctagttgtttgaaacttgttaattcactccttaagatgatccaagctcaattgaatctttaacattttgaaaagatgggttttctaaaaggaagtgaaatttcaacaagttgaaatttcgaatcaacaggttgtttgacacttagtagattttaaaatgatttggaaaagctttgtcGTTGTCTCTGttgtcaaacaaatttcaacaggttgaaatttcgaaacaacatgttgtttgacacttagtggattttaatgttgtcaaacaaaaatcaatcgattattttgaaaaatcaactgattgtttttctgaaaaccttaacaaaattttgttaagtggtttttctgttttaaatgattccaacaacttttagttttttgttgtaactgttttaaccatttgattgaaagataaaaaggtggttttacgctcctatgcATTAACCAAGTAAGAGAGATCAATCAAAAAGAGTTTTCaagttttcaaagagcttttggatcatctcaattGTGGAATAGTGTgatttacccaggtgtattctattcccttctttcttgataattgtatttatgtactggtgttgccaagaagtgttgtgtgttcttgaggggatcaagatcaacattcttggtgtggtttttcccaaggagtggtgtgtgttcttgaggggtttaagatcatcactcttgatGTGTGTAGCTTGTAATCTAAGGTTGATTACATAATGTattctcagtggtttctgaggactAGATGTAACTCAgatgttgagtgaaccagtataaaccatccttacactctttaaattgctttaactttgtttttataaagtgctgataaaaacaaccgactgtttcataaaaacaaccggttgattttctgcatcaagcttaaaaacagttttatatttggctggacggattttccattgattaattcttcatagccTTTCACTCTAGCTTCAATActtgagaaaatatttcaaaaacaattcaccccctcttgttttagccctataattctaacaGTTGTGTCATCAAGGAGGgtcaagagtgttgatctttgTCCCCTAAAAGTTACAGTATTGTTCTGGGCATCCACACTCCATTGCATGCCCGAGAAGGTGACTTGTATCACAACAGAGAATTGTCCAATGTATGAGGAGACCATTTATTCACTTGTCACTATTCATATGTgttttatattatcatttacAAGAAACATTGAGGAATTGAGAACAAATAGCATATAAAtagattaaataatataaagttaaatatcatattcatataaagtttttaattgccttttctttcaTTGTAGAcaagtataaattaattttgtagtGACTAATCGGGATAAATGAGACTCATTAAATTTCTTCACATGATTATTATATCTTGTTTAAATCCCCAAGGTGATAGCtccacaaaaaaataattttgtttcccAAGAGTAATCTAAGCAACTACATTGGAAGTTTAAACCAAAAAAGGAAAAACGAAATAAAGACGAGAAGACAAACAAAAGAGTCTTCTCTAAAGCGTAGCTCTTAATGACATAAAGAGGAATGATTGAATGTCAATAAACCAACCATATTGACCCCATTTGCATATAACATCCATAATAAAACCCGATGATAATCATGCACACCATTACTTTTTCTTAGATTGATCTGCTTTAGAGGTTTTCTTATTGACTTTTACTCCAACTTTAGGAGGACATCTCGGTCTCTTGGAGGTTTGTACTTGTTCCTCTTCTTCACTTAATGATTCAtcttcatccattttttcaCCCTTAGCAACCAAATTagcttcttttaaaaaaaatatcagtcAAGGTAGATTTAACTATATTCGTTGCCAAGATGGTCGGAGGTGACTCATGAGCTTCTTGATCATCAtctgaaaattcaaaataattttgcaAAGCCAAATCATGAGAAATAGTTTAGAAGTAATCCGTTTGTCAGCAACAAATTTAGGAGGCGTTGCATTAGATGCAAAATTGAGTTGAGAGGATTCTTCAAGAGGTCGCAAATTATTAGTATGCAAGGGGTCCTTTTTTTGTAGCAAATCATCTGAGTCATATGAACATAAATATCAATATGAGATCCTGGCTCAACCTTTGTATCATCAACTGCAAGAATAGAGTTCAACAACAgatttctttatcttttgaCCTACAAAACTTCAACGGAAGAATCCTGAAAAATAGTAGGACCCTTCATCCCAACAACATAGAAAATATGTCTTAGAAAcaacatctttttttttatttttttcccggagcagcaacaacaacaaaatttgcattAGAAACAATTGTATTTTGTCCATCAACAACCACAAAAATACTAGAGCTATTAGTTTTCTATACAACAACATCAGCAACGAGAATAATAGCACCAACAGGTGTAATAGTCTCACCTTATGtcaagagattttttttttctattaattgcTTATATCGAATAGGTTACTGATGatgtattaaattttattatgcaggtataactataaaaaaaatacataaaagaaAGATTAATTGTAATACTAGAGAGAATGGAAAATTCATCTAATAGAATTTTGTATGTGACAGTTACATATTAATCAAATAACTAAGGTGACTATAATAACGGTTGTCTCAActttataaattacaaaaagaaatgaTTATTTGAGAGACACTATATCGAAAAGGAAAAATTCTGCATAggtaaatagaaataaaaaaaaaaatagaaatccATTAACGTGAAGCATAATCTTAGataagagaaaatgaaaacCATCTATTGATCAAATGATAAACTTCCTTGGGTTTAAATGTTTGAGCCACATGTCCAGCACCCTGCATTACATTACAATGACAAAGCACATAATCAAAATTCTGGAGAGATctctaattaattaatatatattaccaaaatatgataactaattaattcaaataaataattaatcttAAAACTTATGGTTACTTGCCTTCACGATTGCATATGTAAAGAAGTGATCTTCTTTCATTTTATAGATTTCTGTGAACCTGTGAAATATTCAAAGGAAcatgtaattaattaatatgatgCCACATATATAGTTTctcttcttttaaaaaaaattgaagatatAATATCAAGAGCTGAAAAGGTGGACAGAATGATAGACAAATATACCAAATTAATTAttagagaaattaaaaataaataaaaaaatcgcGTTGATGTTTTATATTGCTTAAACTTATTAAGATATACTGGCATAAATGTATGTGTTTCCATACTTATGTATTTTTAATGTACTCTTATCTCTTGTAATTGTTTGCTAATATAATTTTTCTCTTCCTTAATTATGCagtattttagtttaaaatagtCTGTGCAGATATTATAAATTgagtcttataaaaaaaaacatatatcaCCTTTAATTttgaggagagagagagagagaattgaAGAACTACAAAGTTTGAAaagtaatttataaactaaaacatATATTAGTGGAAATAAATAGgatgataattaaatattataattaagttAATTACCCGGCAACTTGACCGTCGACAAACCATGCTCGCCATTTGTCAAGTATGGTCATGTTGAAGGAATTGATCCAATGTTGTGTACCCATATGTGGAACACTCATATCAAGATCACTACTGCAATTAATCATAATCCAACAATTagtacttaataatttattttcataattttttcataaatattttcaaaaaataaagaacatcTCTTCATATATACATTACaatataatcattaaataaaaaaataattttagagataaaaaataattaattactatatatagagattaaaaatttattagtatgtaaatcagtttctattattaatgtaatttataaaatagtttctaaattggtatataagtAAAACtacacaaattttaaattttaaaattgtaattaaaagaCTAGATAACTAAtcagatactaatttagaaactaatgtctaatttgattaatatagtaattaattatttttttttaaattaatttttatttagtgatCTTTTgaatgataattaattatttataagttaattttagttgatatatatatatttcacttttttaaaaatatttaaacaacagtcattaaaaatgaaaaatgagagagagagagagagagttttgGTGTGGAAGTTAACTAAATGTTAATTACCAGTAAACGAGAGCTTGAAGGTTGGCTTTAGTGAGATTCCGATAATATTGTACTACGTTTAGCCATGTTAGGGTGTATGCCACTGTTCTGTTGCATCTCAGGAATTCCTCTTTAGTTCCCTGTTCAAAAACCATTACTTCTTCAATTACtttcatatataaataattaacccttcaaatataattaaattaaattattcaatgCACCATTACCTCTCTTACATGAAGGGCCTTCCTCACACTTTCATCATTTGCCCATTTGTCAACAAAGATATGATAATAGCTCTAAACACAATTCATAAATTCATGTTAACTTAAGAtgatgaattttaaaatttcttataaAGAAAAGTAAATTGTTGTTCTAAGAGTTTAGCTAATCATGATATTAGAagtattagttttattttttaattgagtgATCCAAAACAACATAAACCTTAGCTATATCCATGTCAACACCAGCAACAAAGACAACATGCCCAAGTAATCAATTTGAGTATGAACAAATGAGCCAAATAGATAGAAATAAGATATTTGACGTCATAGAAATAAGATAGTTTTTAATGAGAGAGTTCTAGACTTGTCTGAAATATTTTCTTTAGCTCAGTTGAAGGTTTGAGCTTGATTCACATCTAAATTTTTCTCAGCTAGTTTTTTgttttctgattggtgtcttgcCCTTTGGTTTGTTTGTATTCGTTTTAGTGGGTTGTCGGAGGAAGTTTCTGTCAGATTTTGTCAGGAGCTATTTTGTTTTTTAGATGGTTCAAAGATGTTATACTCTTAAACTACTCATacttttttgtataagggttgaatcaccTCTAAAGTGAttcttatgtatatatattttttattgctgataaaaaaaataaaaatgagccAAATAGATAATTTGGCTTGAGTTGTGTTGATAGTGTGATAGTAAGAATTTCTGGATGAGGTTGAAATTGTGTTCTAGTTATGTTTAATTTTCTTATCGAAAGAGTTTACCTCTTTTCGATaaagaatatgaaaaaaaatcatgtaattCCTTTAGCCAAAACACAAGTTTAAAGAGAGagctgataaaaaataaaaaatataaaaagtttaaagAGAGAAGAATTTACTGAACTCTACACCAAAATGTTGGAGGATCTTCAAGTTCTTCTAAGATTTCTCGATTCAAACCAGGCGTAGTAACACAGAGAGGTTCCATAATTTGTTGTTCGTTTATGTAACGAACTAGCTGCAAATCAATCCATTATTGAATACTGTTATGCATGTTAAccagaaaattaaataaactctGTCACTGTTCAGACAAAATTTCTTTCAAAATAgtttaaggaaagaaaaaacaatacgtaaataaaaattcatattttaaagaaactaatagaaaatcattttttataatttgatttatgTACTATATCTATAAGTTTTTTCAATCAAACTCTTAAATTAGTAAACCAAAGTGAAGAATTAATTCTAACCTCAGAATAAGCTTCATAATTTGAGACGCACTTTGTGTTTTCTGGATCAATGTTTACATAATCACCGTTACAGTTTTCTTTCATAGACTGCAAAAATGTTTTcaagtaaataaattttaaaatataatactaaataaactaaaaatatttgaataatttaaagaaaatgaatacgacgaaaaaaaaaataacacacgCATATCGCTATAtatctttttaaatattatacataGTCATGTCTAATCCATTAATATATAACTCATCTAATCAATTCGAATATCACCCTTGAATATGCAAACAAATTCAACAAAAATCATATGCATAAGTTTAATTTGATATGATAGCACCAGAGATTTTATCTTGAACTTCCGGAAATGCAAAAAAAGAcaccaataaattctctcaTACTTCAAAGAAAATACATCCACAAGTAGCAAAATTAAAATACCTTTAACAGgcccatcaatgttaattttaacccaacctggTAAAGGAAACTCGCATACAATAGAAAAAGAACAAacaactttaccactacgaatattaatacaaaaaaaaacttaatcattttatcattcttcattgaagttttagacgaatttctcactagacaagttaaatctttaattattgAAATAGTCATAAAAATCTCAATTTTATCTTGAAATCTAACATACATATCATCTAActagaaaaaaattatcaaaggaagtttaatcaatttaaccaaaggactaccatcattCTTAATAAAAGAGAGAAGATCATCATATTAGAGagatgagaagtaagaaaaatctatCGAACCCAACTCTAAATATGCAATATATTATaacattcaaaaaaataaatgttgaatagatttcatgtttttcacaaaacgTACATATAGAACATTTATGCAGACTTTTATTcggaatatattaagaaaacatttatcataaaagaaattttgatattaaattaatttttctttcatcAAACATAACAAAATAATGATGAGAAATAACCTTATAGAGTGCTGGGGATATAAGACTCCTCTGGTATGCATACAGAACTTTCATATTCAGTTCTGTATGCCAATCAACAGCTGGGCTCGCAAGTACGTAACCCTGATTATGACAAAAATGATAGAcaattatatattgtaaaacaCAATATCTTtagcaaaacaaaagaatactCTCGACAGTGTTAATACTTTGATGTTTATCAGTGGCTTCTGTCTTGCTTTATAACCTGCTCTTGGAGGAAGCATATTAAGAAAATCTTATAAGGCCAAATTTAGGTTATTATCAAACTAATTGACATTGTTTGTTGTGTCGTAGTTACCTTCATATACCTTTTGAACAAGAGGTCCTGTAATCAATCCTGAATATGATCCACCACCAATGTAAAATGGATTTGAGTTAAACTTTGGATGATCAATAAACCACTGCACATGCTCATAATCAATGAAACTTGTTACAagagaacaaaattcaaatgtTAAATTCCAAATATCTTTACAAAATAAAGTACATACTTAATTGGATGAGTGAGATCAAATTTGCTGGGAGCTTATCTTAGTTTTTTAGGGagaagcgtgataatttcaaccaaaggttatgagaaattaaagtaataaggaaaaaataagaatgatatcagaatttttaggtggaaaaccctatttaaatagaggtaaaaaaccaccggcgGCGAGAGAGGCAAAACTTTCACTATAATGGTACtaggagtacaatgaattcctctcaggcTAATTGATAAATAACccaaaaacaaattttctttatataggttaaacacttacacccaagagaaGAAATAGAGAGTACAGGAAAAGATAGAGGAAGCAAGTGTATgttgatgtttgttgtgtgttacattggaaggaagccactatattttatttttatttattttatttttttattagcaaggaaagtcactatatatagtggttctaggagacaacaataataaaaacaattaatggtaagtaacctccctttaataacaattaattatgaaTGGTAAGTAACCTctcaataattttaattaattgtcaACGGTAAGTAACCTCCGATTTATGTTGTCAAGATATCGGtaaaggtgagtcataacccaCAGTTTTAAAGTGTTAAAAAACACTACTTACCTGGTTTTGCATTGGACCTAATAAATTGGCTTACAAAATTACTTATTTAaacaatgttattttttttatcagctatATTAAATGAAATGATAAGATTAGTTTATTTCATACAACAATTTATTTACTAGTAATCTTGTTTAAGGTTTAGACAacattagtattttttttatataaaacttcATGATAGATACCATTACATCTCTGTTAGACTGCTACTTATGATTCAACAATAATCTAttattaaaaaggaaaaaaaatagtatgaACCAAAATTCATTAAAGAAGCTACctctaaaaatattaaaactagttatatagtattttttaataataaatatttttaattagatcAATTTAAGTCTCTGGTCCATTTAGAAAAACCGTAAAAATTGTTAAGCATGATATGGTGTTCTATTCTAAAACAAGGCTTACTTAAACAACTGCCCATTGGATACTATGTAAATCCATTTTATCTTACTTTACCATAATAGtccttttttaaaatttattcattttacggatttattaaatatgtgttagaattcaatataattaatcattataattattaaaatgtgtAAAGATTATAAAACGTGAGATGTGCGAAAAAgttgaagttataaaattttgCATTTGATAGTAAAGTACTAGTAAAAtgaagttaaatatatttttttgtcttatAGTTCTAATCCAAATTTTAGATATCTTAACTATTTAATATCAAAATCATTAGAATGTAttattgtgaatttttttatatgaaaaattaattttcaatatgaattaaattttaaaatattttattataatataatatacactaaaaatttatttgtgaaataaaaaaatgttaacaaaaattCATTTCAATTTCCTTACTACAAGTAGTTAATATCTATAAAAATACagaaaaatatagttaataCTAAAACATGGCATTAAAATGGATGAAGAATAGAAATTTAGAGGTTGAGAAGAATGATTGACCTTTTGTAAAAATTGATAAGTATGCTCCACCCATAACTTGTCATCACTGTAATAGCCTTCTTGCGTTTCTGAGTATGAAAATCCTGTGCCCACTGGCATATCTATGTATAACATATTCAATGTCTGTGACCACCCATATGGGTTCAACTCAAGTTTTGGAAGGTTTCCTCCCAAATCACCATTCATTATTAAAGGCCCTGCAACCACAATCCAAAAACATACAATCCAAtctaaattaaaaacatttttttttctttttttcttttccatttcatatatatatttattgaatttattgaatttctaaCAATTCTACCACgagtctaacacaattttaaaaaaagaaatacattaattttctaaaaactcaaacttattgtataaatttttattatgattataaaaataaggtgGCCTATTGACAACTTGTCCTTCAAATTCCATGAGTTCACTTAAGATTTTTCCTTAAGTTGTGTTAAGAACTAACTCGTGAGGTTAGCTCTAATACCAACTATAGCTACAACTGGCTCCTAAAGGGAGGTTGAATGGAGCCTAAACTCAAATTGCAAGTTGATAGATAAAGTAGATACAACGTCTAATAGGCAAATAGatcagacaaaaaaaaaaatctaattttatactagttcacccTAGCTCTTGAGCTATGTCCATTTTTCCCTTAAGAAAACTGCTTAAGAGGTTTCACTAATCAATAAATCAGTCATAACAAGTATTCACCCTAACTCTTGGGCTACATCCATTTCTTCCTTAAGAAAATCGCTTAAGAGGTTTCACTAATCAATAAATCAATCATAACAAGTATTATCACCTCTCTAGGCTCCACCTTTCCAAACAACAAGTATTCTACACCTGTCCAAGCAATAAGTATTTTGCACCTCTCTTGGCAAACCAATTTTAATCTCTCCTTAAGACTAAGACCTCTCAAGACATGAAAAACACTCTCTAAGAGAGAACACTTAAAGCTCATAAGGTATTCTTCACAATATGAAAGATTTACAATGGTTAAGCACAAAACTTGAATAGACTAGATGCTTTACCCTTAGCAGATATGAATTCTACATAGTGATTGTAATATtagttcttttctttttcttttcgtTGTTCTTCCTCTTTAACTTCAAGCTCTTTATATAGATGTAGAAATGATGATTGTTGAAGCTTTGTATACTGAACTTCATCATATAACTGTTAGACGCTCCATATGGAAATCATTACTCTGAACTTCATCATATAACTGATAGAAGCAAATGTGTTTAGTGACcgatttttgtgtttttaacaACCAATTTTGGTGGTcgctaaaagtgattttttttgtagtgtgtc
Proteins encoded in this region:
- the LOC137831052 gene encoding serine carboxypeptidase-like 2 isoform X1, encoding MNLRYGSVVFVALVVLPLMASSASVVKNLPGYEGDLPFKLETGYIEVGEEEVNIFHLFVESQRNPFIDPLLLWFVGGPGCSALSAFFFENGPLIMNGDLGGNLPKLELNPYGWSQTLNMLYIDMPVGTGFSYSETQEGYYSDDKLWVEHTYQFLQKWFIDHPKFNSNPFYIGGGSYSGLITGPLVQKVYEGYKARQKPLINIKGYVLASPAVDWHTELNMKVLYAYQRSLISPALYKSMKENCNGDYVNIDPENTKCVSNYEAYSELVRYINEQQIMEPLCVTTPGLNREILEELEDPPTFWCRSYYHIFVDKWANDESVRKALHVREGTKEEFLRCNRTVAYTLTWLNVVQYYRNLTKANLQALVYCSDLDMSVPHMGTQHWINSFNMTILDKWRAWFVDGQVAGFTEIYKMKEDHFFTYAIVKGAGHVAQTFKPKEVYHLINRWFSFSLI
- the LOC137831052 gene encoding serine carboxypeptidase-like 2 isoform X2, encoding MNLRYGSVVFVALVVLPLMASSASVVKNLPGYEGDLPFKLETGYIEVGEEEVNIFHLFVESQRNPFIDPLLLWFVGGPGCSALSAFFFENGPLIMNGDLGGNLPKLELNPYGWSQTLNMLYIDMPVGTGFSYSETQEGYYSDDKLWVEHTYQFLQKWFIDHPKFNSNPFYIGGGSYSGLITGPLVQKGYVLASPAVDWHTELNMKVLYAYQRSLISPALYKSMKENCNGDYVNIDPENTKCVSNYEAYSELVRYINEQQIMEPLCVTTPGLNREILEELEDPPTFWCRSYYHIFVDKWANDESVRKALHVREGTKEEFLRCNRTVAYTLTWLNVVQYYRNLTKANLQALVYCSDLDMSVPHMGTQHWINSFNMTILDKWRAWFVDGQVAGFTEIYKMKEDHFFTYAIVKGAGHVAQTFKPKEVYHLINRWFSFSLI
- the LOC137831052 gene encoding serine carboxypeptidase-like 18 isoform X3, coding for MVWIILFGESEEIGPLIMNGDLGGNLPKLELNPYGWSQTLNMLYIDMPVGTGFSYSETQEGYYSDDKLWVEHTYQFLQKWFIDHPKFNSNPFYIGGGSYSGLITGPLVQKVYEGYKARQKPLINIKGYVLASPAVDWHTELNMKVLYAYQRSLISPALYKSMKENCNGDYVNIDPENTKCVSNYEAYSELVRYINEQQIMEPLCVTTPGLNREILEELEDPPTFWCRSYYHIFVDKWANDESVRKALHVREGTKEEFLRCNRTVAYTLTWLNVVQYYRNLTKANLQALVYCSDLDMSVPHMGTQHWINSFNMTILDKWRAWFVDGQVAGFTEIYKMKEDHFFTYAIVKGAGHVAQTFKPKEVYHLINRWFSFSLI